The stretch of DNA ACGTCATGGAGCGAGGCGCGGATGGTCGTCGTGCGGTCCATCGTCACCGTCATGTCGATGCCCGCCGGCATCTGCGCCTGGAGGGTCGGCAACATCTGGCGAATGCCATCCACCGTGTCGATGACGTTCGCCCCTGGCTCCTTGAAGACGACCAGGAGCACCGCCTGCTTGCCACGGGCCAGGCCCAGGCTGTGGACGTCCTCGACGTTGTCGTCGGTGACGTCCGCCACGTCCTGGACCCGCACCGGCGCGCCATTCCGGTAGGCGATGATGACGGCGCGGTACTGCTCCGCGGTGAAGAGCTGGTCGTTCGTCTGGAGGGAATAGGTGAGGGCCCCCTCGTCGAACTGTCCCTTGGGCCGGTTCGCGTTCTGCGCGGCGAGCGCGGTCCGGACCGCTTCGAGCCCCAGCCCGTTCTGGTTGAGCACCGTCGGGTTCACCTCGACGCGCACGGCCGGCAGCGCCCCTCCGCCGACAATCACCTGCCCGACGCCGCTCACCTGCGACAGCTTCTGCTGCAGCCGCGTGGAGGCGAAGTCGTACATCTGCCCTCGAGTGAAGGTCTCCGACGTCAACGCGAGCAGGACGATGGGCGCGTCCGCGGGGTTCACCTTCCGGTAGCTCGGGTTGTTCGGCAGGTTCGCGGGGAGGTTGCCCCGCGCGGCGTTGATGGCCGCCTGGACGTCGCGCGCCGCCCCGTCGATGTCTCGCGACAGGTCGAACTGCACGACGATGCTCGTCGAGCCCAGGTTGCTGGCCGAGGTCATCTGGGTGATGCCGGCGATGCGGCCCAGCTGGCGCTCCAGCGGGGTGGCCACCGACGTGGCCATGATTCGAGGACTGGCGCCGGGCAGCTGCGCCTGCACGGAGATGGTGGGGAACTCCACCTGGGGCAGTGGGGCGACCGGCAGCAGCTTGAACGAGAGCGCCCCCAGCAGCGCGATGCCCACGCCCAGCAGGGACGTGGCGATGGGGCGACGGATGAAGGGCTCGGACAGGTTCACCGCGTCTGCCTCGTCGGCGCGCGTGGCGCGGTGTGCCAGGAGAACCAGCGGGAGGCCCCGCGCGAGAGGCTGTCGAAGCCCAGGTAGATGACGGGGGTGGTGAAGAGCGTCAGCACCTGGCTGACGGCCAACCCGCCGATGATGGCGATGCCGAGCGGTTGACGCAGCTCGGACCCCATCCCGCCGCCGAAGGCGAGCGGCACCGCGCCCAGCATCGACGCCATCGTCGTCATCAGGATGGGGCGCAGGCGCAGCAGGCAGGCTTCATGGATGGCTTCGCGCGCGCTCCGGTGGCGCGTGCGCTCGGCCTCCAGCGCGAAGTCGATCATCATGATGGCGTTCTTCATCACGATGCCGATGAGCAGGATGATGCCGATGATGGCGATCATCCCCAGGTCGATGCCGCACAGCAGCAGCGCGAGCAGGGCCCCCATCCCCGCCGACGGGAGCGTGGAGAGGATGGTGATGGGGTGGATGTACGATTCGTACAGCACCCCCAGCACGATGTAGACGACGACGATGGCGGCGAGCACGAGGAAGCCCTCGTTCGCGAGCGAGTCCTCGAACGTCTTCGCCGTGCCCTCGAACGCGGTCTGCACCGAGGCGGGTATCCCGAGCGCCTGCTTCGCCTGGGCGAAGACGCGCACCGTCTCCGACAGGGAGGTGCCGGGCGCCGGATTGAAGGAGACCACGGCGACCGGGAACTGGCCCTGGCGGTGGATGATGAGCGGACCCACGCCCTGGGACACCCGGGTGAAGGCCCCCAGGGGGACGGGGCCTCCCGTGGCGGACTGGAGGTAGAGCGTGTCCAGCGCGAGCGAGGCGCGCTGCAGCCGTGGCGCGGCCTCCAGCACGACGCGGTACTGGTTCGACTGGGTGAAGATGGTCGAAATCTGACGCTGTCCGAAGGCGTCGTAGAGCGCGTCGTCGAACTGCTGCGTGGTGATGCCCAGGCGCGCGGCGGTGTCGCGGTCCAGGTGGAGGTTCATCCTCAGTCCGCCCTCCTGGAGGTCGCTCGACACCTCGCCCAGCTCGGGCTGCTGCTTCAAGTGGTCGACGAGTCGCCGCGTCCACAGCGACACCTCCGCCGCGTCCGGTGAGCCGAGGCTGTACTGGTACTGCGTGCGACTCACCCGGGTGTCGATGGTCAGGTCCTGCACCGGGGACAGGAAGAGGCTGATGCCGGAGACCTCGGCCAGCCGTGGCTGCAAGCGGCGGATGACCTGGGCGGCGGTGACGTCCCGTGCGCCCATCGGCTTGAGGTTGATGAGCATCCTCCCGCTGTTCAGCGTGGTGTTCGTCCCGTCGATGCCGATGAAGGACGAAAGGCTCTCCACGGCCGGGTCCTGGAGGACGACCTCCGCCAGCGCCTGCTGCCGCTCGGACATGGTGGGGAAGGAGATGGACGGGGGCGCGTCGGAGATGCCCTGGAGCACACCGGTGTCCTGGACCGGGAAGAAGCCCTTCGGGATGGTCCACAGCAGCAGCGCGGTGAGCAGCACGGTGGACAGCGCCAGCAGCAGCGTCAGCCCCCGGTGGTCCAGCACCCAGCTCAGCGCGACGTCGTAGCGGTCCACCACCCGCTGGAAGCCGCCCCCCATCACCCGCTCGAAGCGGCTCTCCCGGCCCGGAGCGCGGTGCGAGAGCAGCCGTGAGCACAACATGGGCGTGAAGGTGAGCGAGATGACGGCCGACAGCAGGATGGTCACCGCCAACGTGATGGCGAACTCCCGGAACAGCCGCCCGACGACGTCCCCCATGAAGAGCAGGGGGATGAGCACGGCGATCAACGAGACGGTCAGCGACAGGATGGTGAAGCCAATCTGCCGGGAGCCCTTCAGGGCCGCCTCCATGGGCGGCGTGCCCCCTTCGATGTAGCGGGTGATGTTCTCGATCATCACGATGGCGTCGTCGACGACGAAGCCGGTGGCGATGGTGAGCGCCATCAACGTGAGGTTGTTCAGCGAGAAGCCCAGCAGGTACATGGCCCCGAAGGTGCCCACGAGCGACAGCGGCACCGCGGCGCTCGGGATGAAGGTGGCCGGGAGGTTGCGCAGGAACAGGAAGATGACCAGCACGACGAGCCCGATGGAGAACCCCAGGTCCCACTGGACGTCCCTGACCGAGGCGCGGATGGTCGTGGTCCGGTCGGTCAACACCGCGACCTTCACCGTCGCGGGCAGCGTCGCCTGGAGCCGCGGCAGCAGCTGCTTCACGCTGTCCACCACGGCAATCACGTTGGCGCCCGGCTGCCGCTGCACGTTGAGAATCACCGCGGGGACCTGGTTCATCCAGGCGGCCTGCCGCACGTTCTCCGCGCCATCGAAGACGCGCGCCACGTCGGACAGGCGCACGGGGGCCGAGTTGCGGTACGCGAGAATGAGCGGCGCATAGTCCGCGCTGGTCAGCAGCTGGTCATTGGCGTTGAGGGTGTACGCCTGTCGCGGTCCGTTGAAGCTGCCCTTCGGGGTGTTCACGTTCGCGGCGGCCACCACGGTGCGCACGTCCTCCAGCGTCAGCCCCTGGGCGGACAGCGCGGTGGTGTTGACCTGGATGCGCACCGCGGGCCGCTGGCCGCCGCTGATGCTCACCAGCCCGACACCGGGCAGCTGGGAGATTCGCTGGGCGAGCCGGGTGTCGGCGAGGTCCTCGACCTGGGGCAGTGGCATCACCCGCGAGGTGAGGGCCAGCGTGATGACCGGCGTGTCCGCGGGGTTCACCTTGCTGTAGACCGGCGGGTTCGGCAGGTCGGTGGGCAGCAGGTTGGTGGCGGCGTTGATGGCGGCCTGGACCTGCTGCTCGGCGATGTCCAGGCTCATCGCGAGCGTGAACTGGAGGGTGATGACGGACGCGCCCTCGGAGCTCGAGGAGGTCATCTGGTCCAGGCCGGGCATCTGCCCGAACTGGCGCTCCAGCGGCGCGGTGATGGCGGAGGCCATCACGTCCGGGCTGGCGCCCGGGTAGAACGTCATCACCTGGATGGTGGGGTAGTTGACCTCCGGGAGCGCGGCCACGGGCAGCAGCCGGTAGGCCAGCACCCCGGCGAGCAGCAGCGCCAACATCAGCAGCGACGTCGCGATGGGGCGCAGGATGAAGGGATGGGACATCTAGCGACCGCCGTCCGTCCCGCCCTGGCCGCTCCCGCCCACCCCGAGGCCCGGCGCCGCGTGCGCCTGGACCCGGACGTGCGCGCCGTCGGTGAGCTTGTCGGCTCCCTCCACCACCACCCGCTCGCCCACGCTCACGCCGCGGGTCACCACGGTGTCGTCGGCGTCCGTGGGGCCGAGCGACACGGGCTGGACCCGGACGGTGTCATCTGGCTGGAGGACGTAGACGAAGGGGCCCTGCACGCCGTGCTGGATGGCCGCGGTGGCGACGACGGTCGCGTCGCGGAGCACGTCGATGCGCAGCCGCGCGTTGACGAACTGTTGGGGGAAGAGCTTGAAGTCGTGGTTGGGGAAGTCCGCGCGCAGGCGGGCGGTGCCCGTCGTCGGGTCGATTTGATTGTCGACGGTGGCCAGCGTTCCTCGCGCGAGCAGGCGCTGGTCGCCGCGGTCATACGCGTCCACCGGGAGCGTCTGGTGGGCCTCCAGTCTGGCGAGGATGTCCGGCACGCGGTCCTCCGGCACGGAGAAGATGACCGTGATGGGCCGCAGGCTGTTGACGATGACGATGCCCGTGGAGTCGGCCGCGTGCACGATGTTGCCGGGGTCGACCTGTCGCAGGCCCACGCGTCCGGCGACCGGCGAGGTGATGCGTGAGTACGTGAGGTTGAGCTCCGCGGAGGCCACCGCGCCCTCGTCCGTCTTCACGATGCCCTCGTATTGCCGGACGAGCGCCGCCTGCGTGTCGAGTGTCTGCTTCGCCACGGAGTCCTGGGCGAAGAGGGTGCGGTAGCGCTGGAGGTCCAGACGGGCGTTCGTGAGCAGGGCCCGGTCGCGGAGCAGCTGGCCCTGGGCCTGCTCGAGCTGGACCTGGAACGGACGGGGGTCTATCTCCGCCAGCACGTCTCCCTCGTCGACGAGCTGGCCCTCCTTGAAGGCCAGCCGCATCAGCTGGCCGTCGACCCGGGTGCGCACCGTGACGGAGTGGGTGGGCGTCACCGCGCCCAGGCCGGCGATGAAGACCGGCACGTCGCGAGCCCGGGCCGTGTCGGGGACCACCTGCTGGGCTCGGTCCTGCCCCGCGTCCGCGCCGTGTGGGCCCGCCAGGTGTCCCGCGGCCGCGTCACCGCGTCGCCGGACCTGGAAGACGGCGGCACCGACGAGCACGGCCAGGGCCAACACGAGCCAGGGCCAGCGGCGGCGCCTGGGCGGAGGGGAGGGCTGTGTGCCCTCCGCTCCCGCGGGAGGATGTTCGGAGGCAGAACTCGTGTCCATACGCCCGTGCCGAAGCCCATGGGAGAGGCCGCGTCCTGCTGGGGCCCCCAGGGTGGATACGGGCCCGGGCGTCTTCAATCACCCCGGTGGGGCCGGGGCTCTGTCCATGGCCGACACCTGGCCGTGCGCGGCTCAGCCCCGCGTCGTCGGCAGGGGAACGGCCATCACCGCGTCGCGCAGGTGTCGGGCATCGAAGGGCTTGGCGAGCACGGGGTTCTTCACCTCCTGCAGGAAGCGCTTCGTCTCCGGCGTGAAGGCCCCACCGCTGATGAAGACGATGCGCTCGTGCAGCCCCGGCCAGGTGTCGCGGACGGCCTGGTACACGTCCACGCCCGTCAGCTCCGGCATCATCAAGTCACACAGGATGACGTCGAAGGCGCTGTCGCCCCTCAGTCGCGCCAGGGCCGCGCGTCCATCCGGCACGGTGACCAGCTCATGGCCGCGCAAGAGCCGCCGCATCAGGTCCAGCACGCGCGGCTCGTCGTCCACCACCAGCACGCGCCGGCCCTCGGAGCGGGCGAGGGTCTGGAGGCTCGGCGCGAGCGGTAGGGGGGCTTCGGCGCGCGGCAGGGTGACCTCCACCGTGGTGCCTCGCCCGGGCTCGCTGCGCACGTCGATGCGGCCTCCCAGCGCCGTGACGATGTCGCGGCAGATGGCCAGCCCCATGCCCATGCCCTCACCCGCGCGGCGCGTGGTGAAGAGGGGGTCGAAGATGCGCGGCAGGACCTCCGGCGCAATGCCGCAGCCCGTGTCGGAGACCGACAGCCGCACCTCGTTGGACCCGGCGTGCAGGCTCACGGTGATTCGGTTCTCGGAGACGTGGCCCTCGGGGATGGCGTGCGTCGCGTTGAGCACCAGGTTGAGCAGCACCTGGCCCAGCTTCGTCGACGTGCCACGGACCCGAGGCACATCCTCGCCATAGTCTCGCACCACCTGCGCGCGGTGGCGGAGCTGGTTGGCCGCCATCCTCAGCGTGCTCTCGGTGACGGCCTTGAGGTCCACCGGCTCCGTGGCCTCCACGTGCGTGGAGGACAGGGCCTTGAGGTCCGCGACGATGCGTTGGATTCGCAGCGTGCCCTCCAGCGCCTCGTCCAGCACCTGGAGGCACTCCGCGTCCGTCGGCTCGCTCACGTCGGGCAGCCGCTCGCGCAGGTACTCCAGGTTGCCCGTCGCGTACGCCAGCGGGTTGTTGATTTCGTGCGCCAGCCCCGCCGCGAGGATGCCCAGCGACTGCGCGCGCTGCTCGCGCTCCTTCTCCTGCAACAGCTGCGCGTCCCGACGCTTGCGGTCCACCGCGCTGACCACCACGTGGGCCGTCAGTCGCATCAGGTGCCGCTCCTCGGGCGTCCACTCGCGCGCGGCGTCCACCGAGTCGAAGGCCATCCACCCGAGCAGCCTCCCGGCGAGCAGCAGCGGCGCGGTGATGTACGAGCGCACGCCCAGAAACGCGCAGACGCGCCGCTCCTCGGCGGCCTCGGGCGGCAGCCGCCCCGCGTCCGTCACCGTCACCATGCGCCCCGCGCGCAGCTCATCGAGCGACCAGGGGAAGCTCACCAGCGAGCGCCCGCGGTGCTGCGCCAGCCCATGGGCCCGCATGCCGGGCGAGAACCACTCGTACGCCTCCGACAGGTGCTCGCCGTCATCCGACAGCAGCGTGACGTAGCCGCGCTGCGCGTCGATGTTCCGCCCCAACACCTCCAACGCCGCGCGCACGCCCGACTCCAGCTCGTCCGGAGGCAGGTTGAGCAGCTTCTGGGACGTGTCCGTGAGCAGCGACCAGCTCTTGAGCAAGAGCCCCAGCTCCCCACGCATGCGCCGCAGCGACGCGGCCTCCTGCCGCAACGCCGCGGACGTGCCCTCGGACAGCTCCGGGGCCTGTGTTCCGCTGAGGTTCTCCAGGACGTCGGCGGACCGCTGGAGTCGCTCCAGCAAGGTCCTCGAGTCCGCTGCATCGGCGGACAGCTCCGGGCTGTTCCGCGGCGGCTCCGTCATCGATACCCCCTCCACTCTCCCCGCACGGGCTTCCCCAACCCGTGACGTGGATTTCAGTCGCGCCGGAATAATGCCACTGGTTTGTTCTCTGCATCCAGTGTGCAGTTTTGAAAACTTCAACCCGGCGAAAGGTGGTGTGCGGGGCTCAGAGCGAGGGAGGTGGAGGGACGGTGAGGTGGTCGGGAGTGGGGAAGGAGTGGGGGCGCAGCAGGCGGCCGCCCTTGAAGCCACGCCATTGGACGTAGCGGCGGAAGTCCCGGAGGAAGGCCTCCTGGGACAGGCCCACGGCCTGGGCGAAGGCCTCTGGGAAGTCGGGGCCCTGGCTCATGACGCGCAGGACGCCCCGGGCCACGGGCTCGCCGTAGCGGCGGACCAGGAAGGTGAAGGCGTGGTGGGCGGCGCTGTAGACGATGTCGCTCTCGCGTCGGTAGAGCGAGTCCGCCTGGGCCAGCGGGTCCGCCTGGGGATGCAGGCCGTAGTAGCGGGCCAGGTCCTCGAGGGACGCGGTGCGGTAGCCCTGCTCGGCGGTGTACGAGGCCATGCCCTCGCGGAACCACAGGGGGATGCGCTTGCGCGTCCAGCCCATCCGGTCCGAGGCCACCTGGTACATCAGGCTGTGGGTGAGCTCGTGCAAGAGCAGCTCGTCCACCTGGGATTGGCTGGCGCCCATGAGCGTCCACGTGCGCGGGCTCTGGAGCTCTATCTGTTCGTAGCGGGCCCAGGCCCTGAGGAAGTCGTGGTTGGGGCGGTTGGCGGCGCGCTCGAGGGCGGCGTGGTTGGGGTGGATGATGATGGAGACCGAGTCATCGAAGCTGCCCCAGCGCGCCATCCGGGGCAGGGCGCGCTCGACGGCCAGCCGCACCTGGTCCGCGGCGGCGGTGTCGCGCGGCTGGAACTCCAGGGTGATGCGCGCGCCGCTGGAGGTGGGCAGGGCCGTGGTCTTCGCGAGGGCGCCGGCAGGGACGGCCGGGGAGATGTCCACCGTGCTGCGGCGTGGAGCCTGACAGCCTGCGAGCATGGCCATGAGGGCCGCCCCCACGACGAGGAGGCCCGCGCGTCCCTGTCCGTCCATCCATCCCCTCGTCACGAGCGTCACTCCACTGCGAGCCAGCGCATCACGGTGCGTCCCACGTCGGCGACGGTGGAGAGCGCCTCCACCTCCGGCGACGGAGGCCCGAAGTAGAGCACGGGGACGGGGTGAAGCGTGTGTCCGCGCGTGGACAGGTCCTCCACGTTGCCATGGTCGCTGCACACCATGAGCCGCGCGTCGGCGGGGCGCGTGGCGAGCACCGCGCGCAGGAAGGCGTCGAAGGTGTCCAGCGCGGCGTGGGCGGCGGTGAAGTCCTGGGCGTGCCCGGCCTCGTCCGCGAGGT from Myxococcus guangdongensis encodes:
- a CDS encoding hybrid sensor histidine kinase/response regulator, producing MTEPPRNSPELSADAADSRTLLERLQRSADVLENLSGTQAPELSEGTSAALRQEAASLRRMRGELGLLLKSWSLLTDTSQKLLNLPPDELESGVRAALEVLGRNIDAQRGYVTLLSDDGEHLSEAYEWFSPGMRAHGLAQHRGRSLVSFPWSLDELRAGRMVTVTDAGRLPPEAAEERRVCAFLGVRSYITAPLLLAGRLLGWMAFDSVDAAREWTPEERHLMRLTAHVVVSAVDRKRRDAQLLQEKEREQRAQSLGILAAGLAHEINNPLAYATGNLEYLRERLPDVSEPTDAECLQVLDEALEGTLRIQRIVADLKALSSTHVEATEPVDLKAVTESTLRMAANQLRHRAQVVRDYGEDVPRVRGTSTKLGQVLLNLVLNATHAIPEGHVSENRITVSLHAGSNEVRLSVSDTGCGIAPEVLPRIFDPLFTTRRAGEGMGMGLAICRDIVTALGGRIDVRSEPGRGTTVEVTLPRAEAPLPLAPSLQTLARSEGRRVLVVDDEPRVLDLMRRLLRGHELVTVPDGRAALARLRGDSAFDVILCDLMMPELTGVDVYQAVRDTWPGLHERIVFISGGAFTPETKRFLQEVKNPVLAKPFDARHLRDAVMAVPLPTTRG
- a CDS encoding multidrug efflux RND transporter permease subunit codes for the protein MSHPFILRPIATSLLMLALLLAGVLAYRLLPVAALPEVNYPTIQVMTFYPGASPDVMASAITAPLERQFGQMPGLDQMTSSSSEGASVITLQFTLAMSLDIAEQQVQAAINAATNLLPTDLPNPPVYSKVNPADTPVITLALTSRVMPLPQVEDLADTRLAQRISQLPGVGLVSISGGQRPAVRIQVNTTALSAQGLTLEDVRTVVAAANVNTPKGSFNGPRQAYTLNANDQLLTSADYAPLILAYRNSAPVRLSDVARVFDGAENVRQAAWMNQVPAVILNVQRQPGANVIAVVDSVKQLLPRLQATLPATVKVAVLTDRTTTIRASVRDVQWDLGFSIGLVVLVIFLFLRNLPATFIPSAAVPLSLVGTFGAMYLLGFSLNNLTLMALTIATGFVVDDAIVMIENITRYIEGGTPPMEAALKGSRQIGFTILSLTVSLIAVLIPLLFMGDVVGRLFREFAITLAVTILLSAVISLTFTPMLCSRLLSHRAPGRESRFERVMGGGFQRVVDRYDVALSWVLDHRGLTLLLALSTVLLTALLLWTIPKGFFPVQDTGVLQGISDAPPSISFPTMSERQQALAEVVLQDPAVESLSSFIGIDGTNTTLNSGRMLINLKPMGARDVTAAQVIRRLQPRLAEVSGISLFLSPVQDLTIDTRVSRTQYQYSLGSPDAAEVSLWTRRLVDHLKQQPELGEVSSDLQEGGLRMNLHLDRDTAARLGITTQQFDDALYDAFGQRQISTIFTQSNQYRVVLEAAPRLQRASLALDTLYLQSATGGPVPLGAFTRVSQGVGPLIIHRQGQFPVAVVSFNPAPGTSLSETVRVFAQAKQALGIPASVQTAFEGTAKTFEDSLANEGFLVLAAIVVVYIVLGVLYESYIHPITILSTLPSAGMGALLALLLCGIDLGMIAIIGIILLIGIVMKNAIMMIDFALEAERTRHRSAREAIHEACLLRLRPILMTTMASMLGAVPLAFGGGMGSELRQPLGIAIIGGLAVSQVLTLFTTPVIYLGFDSLSRGASRWFSWHTAPRAPTRQTR
- a CDS encoding MdtA/MuxA family multidrug efflux RND transporter periplasmic adaptor subunit, yielding MLALAVLVGAAVFQVRRRGDAAAGHLAGPHGADAGQDRAQQVVPDTARARDVPVFIAGLGAVTPTHSVTVRTRVDGQLMRLAFKEGQLVDEGDVLAEIDPRPFQVQLEQAQGQLLRDRALLTNARLDLQRYRTLFAQDSVAKQTLDTQAALVRQYEGIVKTDEGAVASAELNLTYSRITSPVAGRVGLRQVDPGNIVHAADSTGIVIVNSLRPITVIFSVPEDRVPDILARLEAHQTLPVDAYDRGDQRLLARGTLATVDNQIDPTTGTARLRADFPNHDFKLFPQQFVNARLRIDVLRDATVVATAAIQHGVQGPFVYVLQPDDTVRVQPVSLGPTDADDTVVTRGVSVGERVVVEGADKLTDGAHVRVQAHAAPGLGVGGSGQGGTDGGR